The proteins below are encoded in one region of Apostichopus japonicus isolate 1M-3 chromosome 4, ASM3797524v1, whole genome shotgun sequence:
- the LOC139967019 gene encoding uncharacterized protein → MAHVKTITDRHFCGHLCEYLVFALLLFLFIGVSTVPTATADMTTDTLIEVTVLATEVVDNGPDVGPDTRPGDVIRIRFTILKKTVSHISSALEDEIASEISGYLSRNLTYFRKVELVSFNPRKQEEVSVTIDLHFNQKLNDSTKQEIFKMLYELIEITGSVGELSVDNFAVSANNDGGMYAYNYCNISDRGCPTGVHCNGEGHSCTATCDENTEYCLNGGTCMPFSDVIRCECPEGFSGNDCKFTDGRLDETARIILIVIAGLVALLIFLLLLFCLCRKCQPKKRPNRELFGVENVVALNCRDEIVTVGGVAIQTDDSFLLNLSHANGVPPKPGYSHKVMQTNESFLLTRSQNPKVAQVKGQPHENSQSANGSSSSPSTSEGGVDGNNRETRPISNGNNSPSTTVTVSKPNVGATQTGGSLPRNIVKV, encoded by the exons ATGGCTCATGTGAAGACAATTACGGATCGTCATTTCTGCGGACATCTTTGTGAATACTTAGTATTTGCACTTTTACTCTTCTTGTTCATAGGAGTGAGCACTGTACCTACCGCCACAGCGGACATGACAACGGATACATTGATTG AAGTTACAGTACTCGCAACAGAGGTGGTTGACAATGGACCAGACGTTGGACCAGACACTCGACCAG GTGACGTCATCAGAATCCGGTTTACTATCCTGAAGAAGACTGTTTCTCATATTTCTAGTGCCTTGGAAGATGAAATCGCCTCTGAG ATCAGCGGGTATCTGTCGAGAAACCTGACTTACTTTCGGAAAGTTGAATTAGTGTCATTTAA CCCTCGAAAGCAGGAGGAAGTGTCTGTCACTATTGATCTTCATTTCAACCAGAAGTTAAACGATTCGACCAAACAAGAAATCTTCAAGATGTTGTACGAGTTAATCGAGATAACTGGTTCTGTTGGAGAGTTGTCCGTAGATAATTTCGCAGTATCTGCGAACAATGACG GCGGAATGTATGCATACAACTACTGCAATATCAGCGATAGGGGCTGCCCCACTGGTGTTCATTGCAACGGCGAAGGACATTCCTGTACGGCGACCTGCGATGAAAATACCGAATATTGTCTGAACGGTGGAACGTGCATGCCTTTCTCAGATGTCATACGATGCGA GTGTCCCGAAGGCTTCTCCGGCAACGATTGTAAATTTACCGATGGAAGATTGGATG AGACCGCACGGATTATTTTAATAGTGATCGCTGGGCTTGTGGCACTTCTGATCTTCCTTCTTCTATTATTTTGTCTGTGCAGAAAATGTCAACCAAAGAAGAGACCAAACAG AGAACTTTTTGGTGTCGAGAACGTGGTTGCTCTCAACTGTCGTGATGAAATAGTGACGGTTGGAGGTGTAGCCATACAAACGGATGATTCATTTCTATTGAACCTTTCACATGCTAACGGCGTTCCACCAAAACCTGGCTACTCCCATAAAGTCATGCAGACGAATGAGTCATTTCTGCTAACTCGCTCGCAGAACCCAAAGGTTGCTCAGGTGAAGGGACAGCCACATGAAAACAGCCAATCGGCGAATGGGTCATCTTCATCTCCAAGTACCAGCGAGGGAGGTGTCGACGGGAATAATAGAG aaACAAGGCCGATTTCAAATGGTAACAACTCACCTTCCACTACAGTAACCGTATCAAAGCCAAACGTTGGAGCAACCCAGACGGGTGGCAGTCTTCCTCGTAACATAGTGAAAGTTTGA